The Synergistaceae bacterium DNA window GAGTCTCGTTTTGTGATAAAATATTCGCGATCAACTCATTTATACCGGCTAATAATTTTTTTCTGGTCAAGTCAATCACCCGCAAAATTTTAAATTTTATTTTTCCCCATGATTGATATAATTTGCAGTCGAGGTGAAAAATTTTATGACAAAAAGTGATTTATTTCCGACACTCAATGATATTACTTTTGCAGAGAAAAACGCAGATATCATAGAAAGCGAAATTATTTCCCAATACGAAAATTTATCCGGACGCACACTAGCTCGCGGAGACCCTATAAGATTATTTCTCAACTCCATAGCGCTTGTTATTATCCAGCAGAGAAATTTAATAGACTTCGCCGGAAAAATGAATTTACTAGCCTACGCTTCAGGAGATTATCTCGACCATTTAGGAGCCTTACTCGGTGTTACAAGATTGCAGCCAAGTCCGGCAACTGTTACTGTGAAATTTACTCTTTCTGAAGCTCAGCCCGCAAAAATTTTAATTCCCGAAGGTACACGAGTCAGCCCAGGCAATAATATCTTATTCGCAGTCAACACAGCAGGAGAAATCCCCGCCGGTGAATTATCTTGCGAGCTTAAATGCACTTGCACCGAAACAGGCACTATCGGCAATAATTATGTAATCGGACAAATAAAAAAATTGGTCGACATTTTCCCGTTCGAAATGAAGTGTGAAAATATTGACGAGTCTAATGGAGGCACTGACTTAGAATCAGATGAAAATTTTCGTGAAAGAATCCAAATCGCTCCTGAAAGTTTTAGCAACGCAGGCAGCAAAGGAGCTTACATTTATTACGCGCGCACTGCAAACAGCAATATAAATGACGTAGCTGTAATCGGGCCTAATGATAATGCGAATTTATGTCCGCCCGGTCATGTAATAATTTATCCGTTATTGACTGATGGCGAAATCCCCAATCAAGAAATTTTAGACGCGGTCTATAATGCCTGCAACCGAGAAGACGTCAGGCCGGACACAGATTATTTACACGTACGCGCGCCGGAAATAATAAATTACAATCTCGAGCTAAAATATTATATCGACAAAGAAAATTCCAGCACAGCAGGACTAATCGCACAAAACGTCTTGAACGCGATAAATGACTGGCAGAAATGGCAAAAAGTGAAAATCGGCCGAGACATAAACCCGTCAGAATTGAATCATAGGATCATTCAAGCAGGTGCAAAAAGGTGCGAGATCACGTCGCCAAATTTCCGCAAATTAGAACAATATCAAATCGCAGTCGCCAATCAGGTATTAATTTCATATGGAGGGCTTGAAGAGGGGTAAAAACTTTTTGCTGTAAACGCGACTCTAAATTCAATCCGGGTGGGCGGGTGGGAACTGCAAATTACAACACGACTCCAAATTTTCAGCACTGTTGCGGGAAAAAAATTTTGTGATTCAGTGAAGGGGGAGCCCATAGGCAGCGAAAAATTAATTTAATGAAAGGTAATGAACATGATAAAAATTGAAGCCAACACACAAGGTCTCGAACAAGCAATAAAATTACTCCGCAACACTCCTAAAAAATTAAATCTTGCGCAAAGATCTGCACTTTCGCGGACAGTCTCTCACATGAAAACACGACTCGCACAATTGGGAAACGAAAAATATTACGCCAAATCCAGCGAAATAAAAAAATCTCTCTCAGTCAAAACCGGCAATAATCTCGGACAAGTTATCTCGCGCGGGAAGAAAAAATCTATCGCCGACTACTACTTATCCCCCAGAAAACAAAAACTAGGACGCAGACAAGGCAAATTACGCGGTGCAGTCAAACGCGACGGGATTAAATCACTCGGCAAAGCATTCTTAGTCCCACTCGGAGGCAAATATTATCCTTATGTCAGAGTCGGTAAAGGCCGTTGGGACATTAAGCGATTA harbors:
- a CDS encoding baseplate J/gp47 family protein, whose protein sequence is MTKSDLFPTLNDITFAEKNADIIESEIISQYENLSGRTLARGDPIRLFLNSIALVIIQQRNLIDFAGKMNLLAYASGDYLDHLGALLGVTRLQPSPATVTVKFTLSEAQPAKILIPEGTRVSPGNNILFAVNTAGEIPAGELSCELKCTCTETGTIGNNYVIGQIKKLVDIFPFEMKCENIDESNGGTDLESDENFRERIQIAPESFSNAGSKGAYIYYARTANSNINDVAVIGPNDNANLCPPGHVIIYPLLTDGEIPNQEILDAVYNACNREDVRPDTDYLHVRAPEIINYNLELKYYIDKENSSTAGLIAQNVLNAINDWQKWQKVKIGRDINPSELNHRIIQAGAKRCEITSPNFRKLEQYQIAVANQVLISYGGLEEG